Sequence from the Sulfurimonas hongkongensis genome:
AACTGCTTTGACTGCCACGGTAAAGATTTTAAATTTCATATTATTATGAAAAAATACACACTTAAATATAGTAGTGAAAAAAGGATAAAAGAGGCTATGTTTGACTACCTAAGAGAGCCAAGTCCTGAAAAGTCTATTTTGCCTTTAGAATATATACAAAAGTTTGGTTTAAAAGAAAAAAGTCCCCTTGATGATAAGACTTTAAGAGAGATGATAGATATCTACTACGATAGATTTAATCTTCAATCTAAGCTTTTTTAACTATCACTCAATTTTCTTATATCTTTAACAGCATTAATAGCAGCTGGTAAGAGTGATTCACTAAGTGCCGGATGGATATATAACATCTCTTTTAGATGCCGTATATCATTATCTATATGCATAACAGTAAGAACTTGATGGATCATCGTTGAGCTTTGCGGTCCTATCATATGACAACCGAGTATCTCATAAGTTTTTTTATCTACAATAAATTTTGTAAAAGGATATTTTAGCTTCATTGACTCTGCTTTTGCACTCGTTAACCAATCTGTTTTTGACACTACTGCATCTAAATCTTTCTCTTTTGCTTCTTGCTCACTTATACCTACACTTGCAATCTCAGGATCTGTAAAAACAGAGTGTGGCATATATTTAAATTTCAATGGCTCTTTTTTATCTTCAAATAAGTATTTATAAAGATGATTTATCTCAAAAGATGCAGCATGTTGTAACATGTGCTCCCCTGCTGCATCTCCTGCAACATATACACCCTTAGCATCTGTTTGGAAAAACTCATCTCTTTTTATAAAGCCTCTCTTATCTAAGGCAATGTGAGTATTTTCTAAGTTTAAAGTTTTTGCATTTGATTCTCTTCCTATTGCATAAAGTAGAGCTTCTGAGGTATGTTTTTTAATTTTACCAGCCTTATCTTCTAGTATTATGTCAAAAAAAGAGTCATTATATATTGCATCTTTTATTGTTGTGTTAAATTCTATATCAATCTTTTTGGAAAACTCTTGCTTAAATACTTTGGATATATCCTCATCTTCATTTGAGAGAAGTCTCTCACTCCTTACTAAGAGTTTTGTTTTTACACCCAACGCATCAAACACATTTGCTAGCTCACAAGCAATAAAACCAGAACCTACGATTGTAATAGAGCTTGGGATTTTATTTAAAGGAAAGATATCATCACTACTCCAAGCCTCTTTAAAAGGTGGTTTTTTAGGTTTTGTTCCTGTTGCAATAACTATTTTTGGTGCTGTTAATTTTACACCATTAACTTCCACTATGCTATCTGAGACAAAAGAACCTATACCTCTAAAGAGTTCTACATTTTCATTTAACATAGCTTTATACTCTCCATCAACACTAGCAATATATTCGTTATTTTCTTTAAATATCTTTTTAATGTCAATATTATCAATACTGCTTCTTACATAGTGTCTTTGTGACTCTTTTATACTCCGCAAAACATCAGCATAGCCAACTAAAAGTTTTGAAGGAACACAGCCTCTATTTGCACAAGTACCTCCAAGCTTAGACTTTTCAATCAGAGCAACCCTTTTACCTAATCTACCAACTTTTGCAGCTAATCTAGAGGCTCTTCCACCCCCAATTATAATTAAATCATATATCTTCATAATTTTGCCTTTTATCACTAATAGTACCAAAATACTATATAATCTTTCTTTTAGAAAATGTTATAAAGATGTTTAAGGAGAGAGGATGGATACAAAAACGCCCAATAAATTTCAGCAAACGTTTATACTACTACTGCTACTTATAGTTCTTGTAGGCTTCATTGGAATGATTCAAAAATTTCTGATAGCTATTATACTCGCTGCTATCTTTTCAGGTTTGCTTTATCCTCTCTACCGTAAGACTCTTTACTATCTAAAAGACAGATCCGCTTTGGCGGCTACTTCCATACTTATCATATCCATTTTAGCTATCGGTTTTCCCTTAGCTGCTCTTACAAGTATGGTAACAAGTGAAGCAATACAAGTCAGCCAAAAGGCGCGTCCAATAGTAAAAGAAATCATGGATAACAACATCTCCATAAGTCAACAACTACCTGAGTGGCTACCATTACATGAAAAATTTAAATCCTTTGATGAAACCATTATTAAAAAAGCCTCCGAGGCAGCTAGCTCAATAGGAAGCTGGCTAGTTTCAAGTCTCTCTAGTGCAACTAAAGGAACAGTTAACTTTTTTATTAGCTTGTTTATTATGTTTTACGCAATGTTTTACTTTTTAATGTATGGGCGACAATTATTAGACTCACTTGCCTCTTTACTTCCCCTTTCAAAAAAAGATTATGATGAGCTGATGAGCCGTGGCTTGATGGTAACTAAAGCATCTCTAAAAGGTATTATGATTATAGGGGTTATTCAAGGTTTATTAGTTGGGTTAGCATTTTGGGCTACTGGGATTGGTGGACCAGCATTTTGGGGAAGCGTCGTTTTTATTCTTTCAGCCATTCCTGGAGTAGGGGCTCCTTTAGTCTGGTTGCCAGCAGCCGCATACCTTATATTTACAGGCAATATGGCATGGGGAATAGGTCTTATTTTGTGGGGAGTATTGGTAATAGGATTGGTTGACAATCTTCTGCGCCCATGGATAGTTGGAAATGACGCAAAATTACCAGATCTAGTCATACTTATATCAATTCTTGGAGGGATCACATCCTTTGGCCCCATAGGCATTATTTTAGGCCCCGTTATAGCAGCTATTTTAGATACAATTTTAAACATTTATAAAAAGAGCATCTGCACTTAATGCTATTGTTAAATCCTTTACTCGTTTATTCCCTACCCTACTCAATTTTATGTTCCTTTAAAAAAAATTAATAACTTTTTATAATAATTTAATATAAATTTATGCTTAACTTTGCAATAATTGTAGCAATTTTAAAATAACTATATATTAATTATAATAATTAGAATATTAATATATAAAATTCAAATAATTATAAAAAATATATAAACTATTGGGGGAATAGGTGCAGCATTTTCTAAACTTGAAAATGTATGGCAAATAACTGTAGTTGAACCTCTTGCATCCAAAAATATAGTAGAGTTTTCCCC
This genomic interval carries:
- a CDS encoding dihydrolipoyl dehydrogenase family protein, translated to MKIYDLIIIGGGRASRLAAKVGRLGKRVALIEKSKLGGTCANRGCVPSKLLVGYADVLRSIKESQRHYVRSSIDNIDIKKIFKENNEYIASVDGEYKAMLNENVELFRGIGSFVSDSIVEVNGVKLTAPKIVIATGTKPKKPPFKEAWSSDDIFPLNKIPSSITIVGSGFIACELANVFDALGVKTKLLVRSERLLSNEDEDISKVFKQEFSKKIDIEFNTTIKDAIYNDSFFDIILEDKAGKIKKHTSEALLYAIGRESNAKTLNLENTHIALDKRGFIKRDEFFQTDAKGVYVAGDAAGEHMLQHAASFEINHLYKYLFEDKKEPLKFKYMPHSVFTDPEIASVGISEQEAKEKDLDAVVSKTDWLTSAKAESMKLKYPFTKFIVDKKTYEILGCHMIGPQSSTMIHQVLTVMHIDNDIRHLKEMLYIHPALSESLLPAAINAVKDIRKLSDS
- a CDS encoding AI-2E family transporter, with translation MDTKTPNKFQQTFILLLLLIVLVGFIGMIQKFLIAIILAAIFSGLLYPLYRKTLYYLKDRSALAATSILIISILAIGFPLAALTSMVTSEAIQVSQKARPIVKEIMDNNISISQQLPEWLPLHEKFKSFDETIIKKASEAASSIGSWLVSSLSSATKGTVNFFISLFIMFYAMFYFLMYGRQLLDSLASLLPLSKKDYDELMSRGLMVTKASLKGIMIIGVIQGLLVGLAFWATGIGGPAFWGSVVFILSAIPGVGAPLVWLPAAAYLIFTGNMAWGIGLILWGVLVIGLVDNLLRPWIVGNDAKLPDLVILISILGGITSFGPIGIILGPVIAAILDTILNIYKKSICT